A genomic window from Herbiconiux aconitum includes:
- the mshD gene encoding mycothiol synthase has translation MSDSLTLSISSPDDAREPFLRLVARAALVDGQQPFNDQALVDAGKGTRSLLLAERTGTVVGAAIVGQGELEFVIDPEWREEGLGRQLLDILLANQGPLGPDDEPLRAWAHGDHPASRRLAASHRFDAVRTLLQLRRELPSTADTASPPPDGFTLSTFRGGRDVDDWVDLNARVFASHAEQGSLTAEDLSFRMSETWFEPDDFLLLRDAAGRLAGYNWLKVEPGDERVGEIYVIGVDEDYAGQGLGRFLMNRGLARLVERGCSQAALFVDADNTRAVALYRSLGFTDHTIDVQYQQRHPLRPLRR, from the coding sequence ATGAGCGACTCGCTCACACTCTCAATCAGTAGCCCCGACGACGCGCGCGAACCCTTTCTGCGACTCGTCGCGCGCGCCGCTCTGGTCGACGGCCAGCAGCCCTTCAACGACCAGGCGCTCGTCGACGCCGGCAAGGGCACGCGCTCGCTTCTCCTGGCCGAGCGCACCGGCACCGTCGTGGGCGCGGCCATCGTCGGTCAGGGCGAACTGGAGTTCGTGATCGATCCGGAGTGGCGCGAGGAGGGGCTCGGGCGGCAGCTGCTCGACATCCTGCTCGCCAACCAGGGGCCGCTCGGGCCCGACGACGAGCCGCTCCGCGCGTGGGCGCACGGCGATCATCCGGCCAGCCGCCGCCTGGCCGCGAGTCACCGTTTCGACGCCGTGCGCACCCTGCTGCAGCTGCGGCGAGAACTGCCGAGCACGGCCGACACAGCTTCGCCGCCACCCGACGGGTTCACGCTCTCGACTTTCCGTGGCGGGCGGGATGTCGACGACTGGGTCGACCTGAACGCGCGGGTCTTCGCGTCGCATGCCGAACAGGGCAGCCTGACGGCAGAAGACCTGAGCTTCCGGATGTCGGAGACATGGTTCGAACCCGACGACTTCTTGTTGTTGCGCGATGCGGCCGGTCGGCTCGCCGGCTACAACTGGCTGAAGGTGGAGCCGGGCGACGAGCGTGTGGGCGAGATCTACGTGATCGGGGTCGACGAGGACTACGCGGGCCAGGGGCTCGGTCGCTTCTTGATGAATCGCGGGCTGGCCCGGCTGGTGGAGCGCGGATGCTCGCAAGCCGCCCTCTTCGTCGACGCTGACAACACCCGGGCCGTCGCGCTCTACCGCTCGCTCGGCTTCACCGACCACACCATCGACGTGCAGTACCAGCAGCGCCACCCCCTGCGCCCGCTCCGCCGCTGA
- a CDS encoding RNA degradosome polyphosphate kinase produces the protein MDDDMISLDAGVVTDFDDDYDELAVTTAGPPLPEGRYLDRELSWLAFNNRVLELAEDPSLPVLERANFLAIFASNLDEFFMVRVAGLKRRILTDLAVPTNVGRRPTDVLEDISIKAHELQGRHAAAWQNLVSPALADAGIRIVAYSELDEADRENLREIFSQQIFPVLMPLAVDPAHPFPYISGLSLNLSVRVRNSKTGKEEFARLKVPQVLNRFIRVDQRESVNELRFIPLEDLIANHLGDLFPGMEIVEHHVFRVTRNEDVEVEEDETENLLQALEKELLRRRFGPPIRLEITDDMDSVTLELLVRELDITEQEVYRLPWPLDLGGLFDLTRIPRPDLKYPKHVPTTSVALLPPEPNAKPDIFKAISRGDILLHHPYESFATSVQAFLEQAAADPHVLAIKQTLYRTSGDSPIVEALIDAAEAGKQVLALVEIKARFDEQANISWARKLEKAGVHVVYGLVGLKTHCKLALVIRQEKGRLKSYSHIGTGNYNPKTSRIYEDLGLLTADDQVGKDLTRLFNELSGYAIEKKFKRLLVAPLHLRKGLLKRIADEADNARKGLPSGIRIKLNSIVDEAIIDGLYRASQAGVPIDIWVRGICSLKPGQEGLSETIRVRSILGRYLEHSRIFSFHNNGDPQVFIGSADMMHRNLDRRVEALVRLVDPDHLREIDGLFELAMSDEVTSWALDQAGDWNRSVVDVEGNHLIDLQDELMQQISRRKRPGTTR, from the coding sequence ATGGACGACGACATGATCTCGCTCGACGCCGGAGTCGTCACCGACTTCGACGACGACTACGACGAACTGGCCGTGACCACCGCCGGCCCCCCGTTGCCCGAGGGCCGCTACCTCGACCGCGAGCTGAGCTGGCTCGCGTTCAACAACCGCGTGCTCGAGCTCGCCGAAGACCCGTCGCTGCCGGTGCTCGAACGCGCGAACTTCCTCGCCATCTTCGCCTCGAACCTCGACGAGTTCTTCATGGTGCGCGTCGCCGGCCTCAAACGGCGCATCCTCACCGACCTCGCCGTTCCCACGAACGTCGGGCGCCGGCCGACGGATGTGCTCGAAGACATCTCCATCAAGGCCCACGAACTGCAGGGCCGCCACGCAGCCGCCTGGCAGAACCTGGTGAGCCCCGCACTCGCCGACGCCGGCATCCGCATCGTCGCCTACAGCGAACTCGACGAGGCCGACCGCGAGAACCTGCGCGAGATCTTCTCGCAACAGATCTTCCCGGTGCTGATGCCGCTCGCCGTCGACCCCGCGCATCCGTTCCCCTACATCTCGGGCCTCTCGCTCAACCTCTCGGTGCGCGTGCGCAACTCGAAGACCGGCAAGGAGGAGTTCGCGCGGCTCAAGGTGCCGCAGGTGCTCAACCGATTCATCCGGGTCGATCAGCGCGAGTCGGTCAACGAACTGCGGTTCATCCCGCTCGAAGACCTGATCGCCAATCATCTCGGCGACCTCTTCCCCGGTATGGAGATCGTGGAGCACCACGTGTTCCGCGTCACCCGCAACGAAGACGTCGAGGTGGAGGAAGACGAGACCGAGAACCTGCTGCAGGCGCTCGAGAAGGAGCTGCTGCGCCGCCGCTTCGGGCCGCCGATCCGCCTCGAGATCACCGATGACATGGATTCGGTGACACTCGAGCTGCTCGTGCGCGAGCTCGACATCACCGAGCAGGAGGTCTACCGCCTGCCGTGGCCGCTCGACCTGGGCGGCCTGTTCGACCTCACGCGCATCCCGCGGCCCGACCTGAAATACCCCAAGCACGTGCCCACCACCTCGGTGGCTCTGTTGCCGCCCGAGCCCAACGCGAAGCCCGACATCTTCAAGGCCATCTCGCGCGGCGACATCCTGCTGCACCACCCCTACGAGTCGTTCGCCACCAGCGTGCAGGCCTTCCTCGAGCAGGCCGCGGCCGACCCGCACGTTCTGGCCATCAAGCAGACGCTGTACCGCACGAGCGGTGACAGCCCGATCGTCGAGGCCCTGATCGACGCTGCCGAAGCGGGCAAGCAGGTGCTCGCTCTGGTGGAGATCAAGGCCCGTTTCGACGAGCAGGCCAACATCTCCTGGGCGCGCAAGCTGGAGAAGGCCGGAGTGCACGTCGTCTACGGGCTCGTGGGCCTGAAGACCCACTGCAAGCTCGCCCTCGTCATCCGGCAGGAGAAGGGCCGCCTGAAGTCGTACAGCCACATCGGCACCGGCAACTACAACCCCAAGACCTCGCGCATCTACGAAGACCTGGGGCTGCTGACCGCCGACGACCAGGTGGGCAAAGACCTCACCCGGTTGTTCAACGAACTCTCCGGCTACGCCATCGAGAAGAAGTTCAAGCGCCTGCTGGTGGCACCGCTGCACCTCCGGAAGGGCCTGCTCAAGCGGATCGCCGACGAAGCCGACAACGCCCGCAAAGGTCTGCCCTCCGGCATCCGCATCAAGCTGAACTCCATCGTCGACGAAGCGATCATCGACGGCCTCTACCGGGCGAGCCAAGCCGGCGTGCCGATCGACATCTGGGTGCGCGGCATCTGCTCGCTGAAGCCCGGGCAGGAGGGTCTCAGCGAGACCATCCGCGTGCGCTCCATCCTCGGCCGCTACCTCGAGCACTCGCGCATCTTCTCGTTCCACAACAACGGCGACCCCCAGGTGTTCATCGGCTCGGCCGACATGATGCACCGCAACCTCGACCGCCGGGTCGAGGCGCTGGTACGACTCGTCGACCCCGATCACCTGCGCGAGATCGACGGGCTGTTCGAGCTCGCGATGTCGGACGAGGTGACCTCCTGGGCGCTCGATCAGGCCGGCGACTGGAACCGTAGCGTCGTCGACGTCGAGGGCAATCACCTGATCGACCTGCAGGACGAGCTGATGCAGCAGATCAGCCGCCGCAAGCGACCGGGCACCACGCGGTGA
- a CDS encoding response regulator transcription factor, which translates to MAQLLILTSAVDREVLPALSLLSHRTRQIPAEASQLVNTPNSDLIFVDARHDLASARSLCKILSSTGIGVPVVLILTEGGLTAVSAEWGAADVVLETAGPAEVDTRIRLAIGRQVQDQSTSKIQASGVVIDEASYSARVHGRPLDLTFKEFELLRFFAMHPSRVFTREQLLSEVWGYDYFGGTRTVDVHVRRLRAKLGDLESLIGTVRNVGYRFNFFEDDNERLAHTLNQ; encoded by the coding sequence GTGGCGCAGTTGTTGATCCTGACCTCTGCGGTCGACCGAGAGGTGTTGCCCGCGCTCTCGCTCTTGAGCCATCGAACCCGCCAGATCCCGGCCGAGGCGTCTCAGTTGGTCAACACGCCGAACAGCGACCTCATCTTCGTCGACGCCCGCCACGACCTCGCGAGCGCCCGCTCCCTCTGCAAGATCCTGTCGAGCACCGGCATCGGGGTTCCCGTCGTGCTCATCCTCACCGAGGGCGGGCTCACGGCGGTCAGCGCCGAATGGGGCGCGGCGGATGTCGTGCTCGAGACGGCGGGCCCGGCGGAGGTCGACACGCGCATCCGTCTCGCCATCGGCCGGCAGGTGCAAGACCAGTCGACGTCGAAGATCCAGGCCTCCGGCGTCGTGATCGACGAGGCGAGCTACTCGGCCCGGGTGCACGGCCGCCCGCTCGACCTCACCTTCAAGGAGTTCGAGCTGCTGCGCTTCTTCGCGATGCACCCCTCGCGCGTCTTCACGCGGGAGCAGCTGCTCAGCGAGGTCTGGGGCTACGACTACTTCGGCGGCACCCGCACCGTCGACGTGCACGTGCGGCGCCTGCGCGCGAAACTGGGCGACCTCGAATCGTTGATCGGCACCGTGCGCAACGTGGGGTACCGCTTCAACTTCTTCGAGGACGACAATGAGCGACTCGCTCACACTCTCAATCAGTAG
- a CDS encoding glycosyl hydrolase family 8, giving the protein MATIALLAASLSVASATPVQAAEEATRPFGSHLVELAPGAALPPRGEAAADADTASAYSAWKSRYVKAGCGTDRYYVDASTSTASMVVSEGQGYGMVITALMAGEDPAARTVFDGLYRYVDDHPSEVDPALMAWHQGADCASIPGDAGSATDGDLDVAFGLLLADTQWGSTGAVDYLAEATTMIEAIERSDFNPQTHLPLLGDWPAPGDAFWFATRTSDLMIDHFRAFADATGDSFWTDAIAASGALVTTLQGSYSPATGLLPDFVVDTDTTPRPAPPQFLESAFDGDFSWNACRTPWRLAAGALVAGDPASLAAADRMRDWVVQATAADPAAVRAGYRLDGTPLVSYGDLAFLAPMAAVAAPHLDAQEWVDRAWSSLRTAPSGGYYADSIRLQVMLLVSNNSWLPAAHAATGVERIGGADRFAVSAAVSAANFAPATATVYVASGEVFPDALSASAAAGAAGGPVVLVRKNEIPPPVAAELGRLQPHRIVVLGGENTVSAAVATRLRDYAVTVDRIGGADRFAVSAAISADAFDPGLKLVYVASGEVFPDALAGSAAAGHEDAPVLLVRKDGIPTPVANELARLDPDGIVLLGGVNSVSTTTRDALAGMAPVTRIAGTDRFAVAAAISAGAFEGPAFGTIFVASGQNYPDALSGAAAAIGRAAPVLLVTRDTVPAAVAAELDRLAPHRIVLLGGPNSVSDAVAATLAAHLSP; this is encoded by the coding sequence GTGGCGACGATCGCGCTGCTGGCCGCCTCGCTGTCCGTCGCGAGTGCGACACCGGTGCAGGCTGCCGAAGAGGCGACGCGGCCGTTCGGATCGCACCTCGTCGAACTCGCGCCGGGTGCCGCGCTGCCGCCGCGAGGCGAGGCGGCCGCTGACGCGGACACCGCGAGCGCCTACTCCGCGTGGAAGTCGAGGTACGTGAAGGCGGGCTGCGGCACCGACCGCTATTACGTCGACGCCTCCACCTCGACGGCCTCGATGGTGGTGTCGGAGGGTCAGGGGTACGGGATGGTGATCACCGCGCTGATGGCCGGCGAAGACCCCGCTGCCCGAACGGTGTTCGACGGCCTGTACCGCTATGTCGACGACCACCCGAGCGAGGTCGACCCGGCCCTCATGGCCTGGCACCAGGGCGCCGACTGTGCAAGCATCCCGGGCGACGCCGGCTCGGCGACCGACGGCGACCTGGATGTCGCGTTCGGGCTGCTCCTCGCCGACACGCAGTGGGGCTCCACCGGCGCCGTGGACTACCTCGCCGAGGCCACGACCATGATCGAGGCGATCGAGCGAAGCGACTTCAACCCGCAGACGCACCTGCCGCTGCTGGGCGACTGGCCCGCCCCGGGCGACGCATTCTGGTTCGCCACGCGCACCTCCGATCTCATGATCGACCACTTCCGCGCCTTCGCCGACGCGACCGGCGATTCGTTCTGGACCGATGCGATCGCCGCCTCGGGCGCGCTCGTGACGACCCTCCAGGGGTCGTATTCTCCGGCCACCGGCCTCCTCCCCGACTTCGTGGTCGACACCGACACCACCCCGCGGCCCGCTCCCCCACAGTTCCTCGAGTCCGCGTTCGACGGCGACTTCTCCTGGAACGCCTGCCGCACCCCCTGGCGCCTCGCCGCGGGCGCCTTGGTCGCGGGCGATCCGGCATCGCTCGCTGCCGCCGACCGGATGCGCGACTGGGTCGTGCAGGCGACCGCAGCCGACCCCGCGGCCGTTCGCGCCGGATACCGACTCGACGGCACGCCCCTCGTCTCCTACGGCGATCTCGCCTTCCTGGCCCCGATGGCCGCGGTCGCGGCGCCGCACCTCGATGCCCAGGAGTGGGTCGACCGCGCTTGGAGCAGTCTCCGCACGGCCCCGAGCGGCGGCTACTACGCCGACTCGATCCGGCTGCAGGTGATGCTCCTCGTCTCGAACAACTCCTGGCTGCCCGCCGCCCATGCGGCGACGGGGGTCGAGCGGATCGGCGGCGCCGACCGGTTCGCGGTGTCGGCGGCCGTCTCGGCCGCGAACTTCGCCCCGGCCACGGCCACCGTCTACGTCGCCTCGGGCGAGGTCTTTCCCGACGCGCTCTCGGCCTCGGCGGCGGCGGGCGCAGCGGGCGGTCCCGTCGTGCTCGTGCGCAAGAACGAGATCCCGCCCCCCGTGGCCGCAGAGCTCGGCCGACTGCAGCCACACCGTATCGTCGTGCTCGGCGGCGAGAACACGGTGAGCGCCGCGGTCGCCACCCGGCTGCGCGACTACGCCGTCACGGTCGACCGGATCGGCGGCGCCGACCGGTTCGCCGTCTCGGCCGCGATCTCGGCCGACGCTTTCGACCCCGGCCTGAAGCTCGTGTACGTCGCCTCGGGCGAGGTCTTCCCCGATGCCCTCGCCGGTTCAGCGGCAGCCGGCCACGAGGATGCTCCGGTGCTGCTGGTGCGGAAAGACGGCATCCCCACGCCGGTCGCGAACGAACTCGCGCGCCTCGACCCCGACGGGATCGTGCTGCTCGGCGGGGTGAACTCCGTCTCGACCACCACGCGTGACGCCCTCGCCGGGATGGCCCCGGTGACGCGCATCGCGGGAACCGACCGTTTCGCGGTGGCTGCCGCGATCTCGGCCGGTGCATTCGAGGGCCCGGCCTTCGGAACCATCTTCGTCGCCTCCGGGCAGAACTACCCCGACGCCCTCTCCGGCGCCGCCGCCGCGATCGGGCGCGCCGCCCCGGTGCTCCTCGTCACCCGCGACACCGTGCCGGCCGCCGTCGCCGCCGAACTCGACCGCCTCGCACCGCACCGCATCGTGCTGCTCGGCGGCCCGAACTCGGTCTCCGATGCGGTCGCCGCCACTCTCGCCGCCCATCTCTCCCCCTGA
- a CDS encoding FABP family protein has protein sequence MIEIPTDLPAELVPLSWLIGVWEGTGVIDYAVGDENVSQEFGQRISFSHDGLPFLNYSSYTWLLGGEVEGQPLTSETGYWRLARLHIEGDVGPAMLPGVGPRPFNTAQSVETLRNSAEGFDIEVSIVHPTGVSELYLGQVKGPRIDLATDAVVRTQSAKEYAAATRIYGLVDNHLLWAWDIAALGQDLRTHASARLAKAD, from the coding sequence TTGATCGAGATCCCCACCGACCTGCCGGCCGAGCTGGTTCCCCTGTCGTGGTTGATCGGGGTCTGGGAGGGCACCGGCGTCATCGACTACGCCGTGGGAGACGAGAACGTCTCGCAGGAGTTCGGCCAGCGCATCAGTTTCAGCCATGACGGCCTGCCGTTCCTGAACTACAGCTCCTACACCTGGTTGCTCGGCGGCGAGGTCGAAGGCCAACCGCTCACGTCGGAGACCGGATACTGGCGGCTGGCCCGCCTGCACATCGAGGGTGACGTCGGCCCGGCCATGCTCCCGGGTGTCGGCCCGCGACCGTTCAACACGGCGCAGTCGGTCGAGACTCTCCGCAACTCGGCCGAGGGCTTCGACATCGAGGTGTCGATCGTGCACCCCACCGGCGTCAGCGAGCTCTACCTCGGGCAGGTCAAGGGTCCGCGCATCGATCTCGCGACCGATGCCGTGGTGCGCACGCAGTCGGCCAAGGAGTACGCCGCGGCCACCCGCATCTACGGTCTGGTCGACAACCACCTGCTCTGGGCGTGGGACATCGCGGCCCTCGGTCAAGACCTCCGAACCCACGCCTCGGCGCGGCTCGCGAAGGCGGATTGA
- a CDS encoding NUDIX hydrolase, which translates to MTVFAAGAVCWRFVEGKVNVLVIHRTSHRDISLPKGKVDPGETLPETAVREIAEETGLAVTLGVPLGVTNYTMPNGREKVVHYWAAEATDEAILGSTFLPNDEVAALEWLPVKKALAALSYERDAEIVERFRMLVDDGVTRTFAIIALRHAKATPPYQFHGPDAERPLTERGRGEARSIVSSVAAFGPEKLYSSTARRCRQTVEPLSKALKLPVKTTDAISQDAYESGESAVRELMGKRVRKRVTAVVCSHGPVLPDIVREVALATGTAPAATVSRAGDLPVAGFSVLHLSVDRPGSGIIAIETHVPNP; encoded by the coding sequence GTGACCGTCTTCGCGGCCGGCGCCGTCTGCTGGCGGTTCGTCGAAGGCAAGGTGAACGTGCTGGTCATCCACCGCACGTCGCACCGCGACATCTCCCTGCCGAAAGGCAAAGTCGACCCGGGCGAGACCCTGCCGGAGACGGCCGTGCGCGAGATCGCGGAGGAGACCGGCCTCGCCGTGACCCTCGGCGTGCCGCTCGGCGTCACGAATTACACCATGCCGAACGGGCGCGAGAAGGTGGTGCACTACTGGGCCGCGGAGGCGACCGACGAGGCCATCCTGGGCTCCACGTTTCTGCCGAACGACGAGGTGGCGGCGCTCGAGTGGCTGCCCGTCAAGAAGGCGCTCGCGGCCCTGAGCTACGAACGCGACGCCGAGATCGTCGAACGATTCCGGATGCTCGTCGACGACGGCGTGACCCGCACCTTCGCGATCATCGCGTTGCGGCACGCCAAAGCCACGCCGCCCTACCAGTTCCACGGGCCCGACGCCGAACGCCCGCTCACCGAACGCGGCCGCGGCGAGGCGCGCTCGATCGTGTCGAGCGTCGCCGCCTTCGGTCCGGAGAAGCTCTACAGCAGCACGGCCCGCCGCTGCCGCCAGACCGTCGAGCCCCTTTCGAAAGCGCTGAAGCTGCCCGTGAAGACGACGGATGCGATCAGCCAAGACGCCTACGAGAGCGGCGAGAGCGCGGTGCGAGAGCTCATGGGCAAACGCGTGCGCAAGCGCGTGACCGCGGTCGTCTGCAGCCACGGACCCGTGCTCCCCGACATCGTGCGGGAGGTGGCGTTGGCCACCGGAACCGCTCCCGCGGCCACCGTCTCGCGCGCCGGCGACCTGCCCGTCGCCGGTTTCTCGGTGCTTCACCTCTCGGTCGATCGGCCCGGCTCCGGGATCATCGCGATCGAGACCCACGTACCGAACCCGTGA